DNA from Pseudocitrobacter corydidari:
GCCACATTGGCGCGATGGACACCATGGCACTGTCGCTGAAAGTGGCGGCGCGTATGATTGAAGGCGGCGAGCTGGATAAACGTGTGGCTAAGCGTTACGCGGGCTGGAACGGTGAACTGGGTCAGCAAATCCTGAAAGGGCAGATGTCGCTGCAGGATCTGGCAAAATATGCCGAGCAGCATCAGCTGGCGCCGCAGCATCAGAGCGGTCACCAGGAGCTGCTGGAAAACCTGGTCAATCACTACCTGTTCGACAAATAATGGAAACCGCCGGGCGATTATTTCGCCCGGACTGATTATGCAGGCCCGGTAAGCGCGAGCGAAACCGGGCTTTTTTTAAGGAACGATACGCTATGTATATTGGGATTGATCTGGGTACATCCGGCGTTAAAGCTATCCTGCTGAGTGAAAAGGGCGATGTCGTTGCCTCGCAAACGGAAAAACTCACCGTTTCCCGCCCGCATCCGCTGTGGTCTGAACAGGACCCGGAGCAGTGGTGGCAGGCGACCGATCGCGCGATTAAAGCGCTCGCGCAGCAACATAGTCTGCAAGATGTGAAAGCGTTAGGCATCGCCGGGCAGATGCACGGCGCAACTCTTCTCGACAAGCAGCAGCGCGTGCTTCGCCCGGCGATTCTGTGGAACGATGGCCGCTGTGCGGAGGAGTGCCAGTTGCTGGAAGAGGCGGTGAAAAATTCCCGCCAGATTACCGGCAACCTGATGATGCCAGGCTTTACCGCGCCGAAACTGCTGTGGGTGAAGCGCCATGAGCCAGAGATTTTTGCTCAGGTCGATAAGGTCTTGCTGCCGAAAGATTATTTGCGCCTGCGTATCACCGGTGAATTTGCCAGCGATATGTCCGACGCAGCGGGTACGATGTGGATGGACGTGGCAAAACGCGACTGGAGCGATGTAATGCTCGCGGCTTGTGGCCTGAGCCGTGACAATATGCCTGCGCTGTTTGAAGGCTGTGAGATTACCGGCACGTTGCTACCGTCTGTCGCGCAGGCGTGGAATATGCCCGCGGTGCCAGTTGTTGCGGGCGGCGGTGACAACGCGGCGGGCGCGGTCGGCGTGGGCATGGCGGATGCCGGGCAGGCGATGCTCTCGCTCGGCACGTCAGGGGTTTACTTTGCGGTAAGCGAAGGATTCCTCAGCAAGCCTGAAAGCGCGGTGCACAGTTTCTGTCATGCGCTTCCGGGGCGCTGGCATTTAATGTCGGTGATGCTTAGCGCGGCGTCGTGCCTCGACTGGGCAGCAAAACTCACCGGGCTGGAAAACGTCCCTGCGCTGATTAGCGCAGCGCAATCCGCCGATGAGAATGCCGGGCCGGTGTGGTTCCTGCCGTATCTTTCCGGTGAGCGTACGCCGCACAATAACCCGCAGGCTAAGGGCGTCTTCTTTGGTCTGACGCACCAGCACGGCCCGGCGGAACTGGCGCGCGCGGTGCTGGAAGGCGTAGGTTTTGCGCTGGCCGACGGTATGGATGTGGTTCACGCCTGCGGCGTAACACCGAAAAGCGTGAACCTGATTGGCGGTGGCGCGCGTAGCGCTTACTGGCGTCAGATGCTGGCGGATATCAGCGGTCAACAGCTGGATTACCGCACTGGCGGCGATGTCGGCCCTGCGCTGGGCGCGGCGCGTCTGGCGCAACTGGCCATTTACCACGATAAACCGTTCGCTGAGCTGCTGCCTCAGTTACCGCTTGAGCAGGCGCACTATCCGGATGCACAACGTCATGCGCAATATGCGCCGCGTCGTGAAACCTTCCGTCAAATCTATCAGCAACTCTTGCCGCTGATGTCCTGATGTATCCCGCCCCGTCTCCGGGGCGGATTCTCCACAAAAATTGATGAATTCCGAATTTGCTGGAAATTCCGTGTTGCTCCAATGTTGCGCTGCGGTTTCCGTTCATAATGCGTTTGCTATGGATAAGGAGATCGCCATGAAGTTAGCGCTGAAAGCCCCGCAGGGCGTGTTGTGTGCCGGAGTTATTCTCTACGTTGTATGTCTATGGGGCGACTGCCCGCAGTTGACCGATAAAGGTTATTTCCTGGCCGTGCTGGTGCTGGGGGTGTTCACCGTACTGACGTACCAGCGATTATCCGGAAAAGAGAAAGAAGGGGAACGTTTTGCCGGGCTGTGCCGCTTTGTGCTGCTGCTGGCGACAGGGTTAATGCTGGTGGGTATCTGGAATTTGCCCCTCAGCCTGACGGAAAAGGGGCTTAGCGTTCTCGCCTGGTTTGCCGCGATGTACGGCGCGGCGCGCTGGCGCTAGCTGACGAATCGCTTGCTATCCACGCGCTGTACCAGCATCGACAGCACCAGGCTCCCCGCCAGCGTGGCGCAGAAAATCCACACAATATCGAGCAGCGGCCAGCTTTTAATGTCTGCGCCACTGTTGCGTAAAGCATGAATAATCAGGGCGTGAAAACCATAAATGCCCAGTGAATGGCGCGAAATCAGCGCTAATCCCGGCAATACGCGATGGTTCAGACTATTTTTTACCACCACAAACAGCGTCGCTGCGCAGATAAACACCATCGGCCCGCAATAGAGATACCAGGTGTCAGCAAAGTTACCGCGCCAGCTTAATTCATGCAGCGTGCCGCGCGAAATCACCACCACCGCCAGTATAAAACCGATGCCGCACAGCCAGCTTAATCCACGCTTTTGCGTCTCCATCATGCCGATGGCGCGCCCCAGAAGGCCGTAGATCAGGTAGTAAAAAGTGTCGCCGTTGATATAGAGATTCACCGGTAACCATTCGATGCCGTCGGTTTTCAGCGTCACTGAATTCGGGTTAGCAACAATGCCAATCACCACCATCAGCGCCAGTAGCATTTTGCCGCTTATCGCTTTCACCTCAATCAGCGGCGAAACCAGATAAATCACGATAATGGCGAAGAAAAACCACAGGTGATAGAAAACAGGCTTCTGTAGGATATTCTTAAGCGACCCTTCGATATTGATATGCGTGAATGCCGCGATATAGATAAGCGCCACGGCGCTGTAAAACAGCAGGCACAGCGCAATCCGTAGAAAATGGCGCGGTTGAGCGCTGCGCGGGCCGAAAAAGAGATAGCCGGAGATCATGAAGAACAGCGGCACGCTCACGCGTGAGGCAGAGTTGAGAACATTAGCAATATCCCAGTTCACCGGGCTGATACTGTGCGCGTTGGTAATGTACCAGGTTGTCGTATGGATCATCACTACCATCAGGCAGGCTATTCCGCGTAGGTTATCAATCCAGTTTATTTTGGGCTGCATTAGGGCCGGTTTCTCCTTTCAAACAAAGTGTGACTCAATATTTATTAGGCTATTTGACTGGATTATTCTGAGTTTTTCACCCCACACTTGTCGTGTTGTGGTGTGATTCGCAGAATGCCATCACAGCAGTGACTACCCACAAAATAACAGCCCGATCGTAAGGCGGTACTGAAAAATGATGATGAAGCGACTCCTTCCCCTGCTAATGGGGCTATTACTGGCGGGATGCGCCGCGTCCGAATCCGCGACGCCGATGAAAGCGCAAAATGCGAAAGCGAATCCCGCCCGCTCGCTGGGGATGGAAAATTTATGCAAGGAACGGGCGGCAGAGCGCTATAACACGGCGGCGCAGAAAATTGACGTTACGGGCTTTGAGCGTTTTCAGGGCAGCTATGAATTACGCGGCTATACTGCGCGCAATGAAGGTTTTGTCTGCTCATTTGACGCAAATGGTGATTTTTTACACTTATCGATGCGTTAAACGCGGCAATATGGCACGAAAAGTCGGCCTGTTTTCCTCTATTTTCCCTAAACAGGTCGCTTTCATACTGTATATCTTCCAGCCAGCGGGTATACTGATCCCTTCCTTTAAATCCACACGTATCCAGCACGAAATAATATGCAAAAGTTTGATACCAGGACCTTCCAGGGCTTGATCCTGACCTTACAGGATTACTGGGCTCGCCAGGGCTGCACCATTGTTCAACCATTGGACATGGAAGTTGGCGCGGGTACCTCTCACCCAATGACCTGCCTGCGCGCGCTGGGGCCAGAGCCGATGGCGACTGCTTGTGTGCAGCCTTCCCGTCGTCCGACCGATGGCCGCTACGGCGAAAACCCGAACCGTTTACAGCACTACTATCAGTTCCAGGTGGTTATCAAGCCATCGCCGGACAACATTCAGGAGCTGTACCTCGGTTCCCTGAAAGAGCTGGGAATGGACCCGACCATCCACGACATCCGTTTCGTGGAAGATAACTGGGAAAACCCGACGCTGGGGGCCTGGGGTCTGGGCTGGGAAGTGTGGCTGAACGGCATGGAAGTGACGCAGTTCACCTACTTCCAGCAGGTTGGCGGCCTGGAATGTAAACCGGTTACCGGCGAGATCACCTACGGTCTGGAACGTCTGGCAATGTACATTCAGGGCGTAGACAGCGTTTACGACCTGGTCTGGAGCGACGGCCCGCTGGGTAAAACCACCTACGGCGACGTGTTCCATCAGAACGAAGTGGAGCAATCCACCTACAACTTCGAATACGCGGACGTGGACTTCCTGTTCACCTGCTTCGAGCAGTACGAGAAAGAAGCCCAGCAGCTGCTGGCGCTGGAAAATCCACTGCCGCTCCCAGCCTACGAACGTATCCTGAAAGCCGCCCACAGCTTCAACCTGCTGGATGCGCGTAAAGCCATCTCCGTCACCGAGCGTCAGCGCTATATCCTGCGCATTCGCACCCTGACCAAAGCAGTGGCAGAAGCTTATTATGCTTCCCGTGAAGCCCTCGGCTTCCCGATGTGCAACAAAGACAAGTAAGAGGCGGCCATGTCTGAGAAAACTTTTCTGGTGGAAATCGGCACTGAAGAGCTGCCACCAAAAGCACTGCGCAGCCTGGCAGAGTCCTTTGCTGCGAACTTCACTGCGGAGCTGGATAACGCCGGCCTCGCACACGGCGACGTTCAATGGTTTGCTGCCCCGCGTCGTCTGGCGCTGAAGGTTGCTAACCTGGCGGAAGCCCAGGCCGATCGCGAAGTCGAAAAACGCGGCCCGGCGATTGCCCAGGCGTTCGACGCTGAAGGCAAACCGAGCAAAGCGGCAGAAGGTTGGGCGCGTGGTTGCGGTATTACCGTAGACCAGGCCGAGCGTCTGACTACCGATAAAGGCGAATGGCTGCTGTATCGCGCCCACGTGAAGGGCGAAAGCACCGAAGCGCTGGTGCCGAATATGGTCGCTACTTCGCTGGCGAAGCTGCCGATCCCGAAACTGATGCGCTGGGGCGCGTCTGACGTACACTTCGTGCGTCCGGTTCACACCGTGACCCTCCTGCTGGGCGACAAAGTCATTCCGGCAACCATTCTGGGTATTCAGTCCGATCGCGTGATTCGCGGCCACCGCTTTATGGGCGAGCCGGAATTCACCATCGACAATGCCGATCAGTATCCGGAAATCCTGCGCGAGCGCGGGAAAGTCATCGCCGATTACGCTGAGCGTAAAGCGAAGATCAAAGCCGATGCCGAAGAAGCCGCACGTAAAATTGGCGGTAACGCTGACTTAAGCGAAAGCCTGGTGGAAGAAGTCACCTCGCTGGTGGAATGGCCGGTTGTACTGACGGCGAAGTTTGAAGAGAAATTCCTCGCGGTGCCGTCTGAAGCGCTGGTTTACACCATGAAAGGTGACCAGAAGTACTTCCCGGTGTATGCAAACGACGGCAAACTGCTGCCTAACTTTATCTTCGTTTCCAACATCGAGTCGAAGGACCCGCAGCAGATTATCTCCGGTAACGAGAAAGTGGTTCGCCCACGTCTGGCCGATGCCGAATTCTTCTTCAATACCGACCGTAAAAAACGTCTGGAAGATAACCTGCCGCGCCTGCAAACCGTGCTGTTCCAGCAACAGCTGGGCACGCTGCGCGACAAAACTGACCGCATTCAGGCGCTGGCTGGCTGGATTGCTGAACAGATTGGTGCTGACGTTAACCACGCCACCCGTGCGGGCCTGCTGTCGAAGTGCGACCTGATGACCAACATGGTCTTCGAGTTCACCGACACTCAGGGCGTGATGGGTATGCACTACGCGCGCCACGATGGCGAAGCGGAAGATGTAGCAGTCGCGCTGAATGAGCAGTATCAACCGCGCTTTGCCGGTGATGACCTGCCGTCTAACCCGGTAGCCTGTGCGCTGGCGATTGCTGACAAGATGGACACCCTCGCGGGTATCTTCGGTATCGGTCAGCATCCAAAAGGCGACAAAGACCCCTTTGCGCTGCGTCGCGCGGCGCTTGGCGTACTGCGTATTATCGTTGAGAAGAACCTGAACCTCGATCTGCAAACGCTGACCGAAGAAGCGGCGCGTCTGTACGGCGATAAGCTGACTAACGCCAACGTGGTTGATGATGTTATCGACTTTATGCTGGGCCGTTTCCGCGCCTGGTATCAGGATGCCGGTTACACCGTCGACACCATTCAGGCCGTGCTGGCACGTCGCCCGACGCGTCCGGCAGACTTTGATGCGCGTATGAAAGCAGTCTCTCACTTCCGCACCCTGGAAGCGGCTTCTGCGCTGGCTGCGGCCAACAAGCGTGTGTCTAACATCCTGGCGAAAACCGATGAAGTGCTGAATGATCGCGTAAACGCCTCCACGCTGAAAGAGCCGGAAGAAATTAAGCTCGCGATGCAGGTTGTGGTGCTGCGTGACAAACTGGAGCCGTACTTCGCGGAAGGTCGTTACCAGGATGCGCTGGTCGAACTGGCTGAGCTGCGTGAACCGGTCGATGCTTTCTTCGATAAAGTAATGGTCATGGTTGATGACAAAGAACTGCGTATCAACCGTCTGACAATGCTGGAAAAACTGCGCGAACTGTTCCTGCGTGTTGCGGATATTTCGCTGCTGCAGTAAGTTTACTGCTGATAAATAAAAACCTGCCGAATGGCAGGTTTTTTTATGCGCAAATATAAACAAGTAATAATTATTCGTTTAATGGGTGAGTACTTACACATATATTCCGCAAAAAAAAATTCAGAATACATTAATTCTTTTGCCTGAGCGGTGTTTGCTAGAATAGCGACGGGTGCTTGAGACTGTTTGTCTCAGGTATCACCGAAAGGCAGACAGAGAAAAGCCCCACCTGACTATAAATCAAAGTGAGGCCCCTCTATGCATAGACACCATAAAGGTAGCCTCTTGCTTGTTGGAAATCAACACCGGAGGCTGGGAATGCCGCAAAAATATTTGTTATTTGGCTTAGTCGTGATTTGTTTCACGCTATTATTATTTACCTGGATGGTGAGAGATTCACTGTGTGAATTGCATATAAAACAGGGAAGTAATGAGCTGGCGGCATTTTTAGCCTGTGGAAATAAAAAGTAAGAGCATTTGGCGGGGAGAGATCTCCGCCTTTCTTACGGTGTGATGCATTTTCAAAGCACCCTTTTTATTTATGATGTGAATGATCCTGTTGTGGACGATCACGGATGGCTGTTTTCATTGGGTAATTAAAAAGTAATAATCATTCTATTAATGTGTGTGTACTTACACATTTATTTCGCTAAAATTTTTTCAGAATACAATAATTCTTTTGCGTGAGCGGTGTTTGCTAGAATAGCGACGGGTGCTTGAGACTGTTTGTCTCAGGTATCACCGAAAGGCAGACAGAGAAAAGCCCCACCTGACTATAAATCAAAGTGAGGCCCCTCTATGCATGAACACCATAAAGGTAGCCTCTTGCTTGTTGGAAATCAACACCGGAGGCTGGGAATGCCGCAAAAACATTTGTTATTTGGCTTAGTGGTGATTTGTTTCACGCTATTATTATTTACCTGGATGGTGAGAGATTCACTGTGTGAATTACATATCAAGCAGGGAAGTAATGAGCTGGCGGCATTTTTAGCCTGTGGGAATAAAAAGTAAGAGCATTTGGCGGGGAGAAATCTCCGCCTTTCTTACGGTGTGATGCATTTTCAATGCACCCTTTTTATTTATGATGTGAATGACCCTGTTGTGGACGACCACGAATGACTATTTTATGGAGTAATTAAAAAACTAATAATCATTTGATTAATGTGTGTGTACTTACACATGTATTTCGCAAAAACTTTTTCAGAATACATTAATTCTTTTGAGTTC
Protein-coding regions in this window:
- a CDS encoding YiaA/YiaB family inner membrane protein; amino-acid sequence: MKLALKAPQGVLCAGVILYVVCLWGDCPQLTDKGYFLAVLVLGVFTVLTYQRLSGKEKEGERFAGLCRFVLLLATGLMLVGIWNLPLSLTEKGLSVLAWFAAMYGAARWR
- a CDS encoding acyltransferase gives rise to the protein MQPKINWIDNLRGIACLMVVMIHTTTWYITNAHSISPVNWDIANVLNSASRVSVPLFFMISGYLFFGPRSAQPRHFLRIALCLLFYSAVALIYIAAFTHINIEGSLKNILQKPVFYHLWFFFAIIVIYLVSPLIEVKAISGKMLLALMVVIGIVANPNSVTLKTDGIEWLPVNLYINGDTFYYLIYGLLGRAIGMMETQKRGLSWLCGIGFILAVVVISRGTLHELSWRGNFADTWYLYCGPMVFICAATLFVVVKNSLNHRVLPGLALISRHSLGIYGFHALIIHALRNSGADIKSWPLLDIVWIFCATLAGSLVLSMLVQRVDSKRFVS
- the hokA gene encoding type I toxin-antitoxin system toxin HokA codes for the protein MPQKYLLFGLVVICFTLLLFTWMVRDSLCELHIKQGSNELAAFLACGNKK
- a CDS encoding YsaB family lipoprotein; this encodes MMMKRLLPLLMGLLLAGCAASESATPMKAQNAKANPARSLGMENLCKERAAERYNTAAQKIDVTGFERFQGSYELRGYTARNEGFVCSFDANGDFLHLSMR
- the glyS gene encoding glycine--tRNA ligase subunit beta — its product is MSEKTFLVEIGTEELPPKALRSLAESFAANFTAELDNAGLAHGDVQWFAAPRRLALKVANLAEAQADREVEKRGPAIAQAFDAEGKPSKAAEGWARGCGITVDQAERLTTDKGEWLLYRAHVKGESTEALVPNMVATSLAKLPIPKLMRWGASDVHFVRPVHTVTLLLGDKVIPATILGIQSDRVIRGHRFMGEPEFTIDNADQYPEILRERGKVIADYAERKAKIKADAEEAARKIGGNADLSESLVEEVTSLVEWPVVLTAKFEEKFLAVPSEALVYTMKGDQKYFPVYANDGKLLPNFIFVSNIESKDPQQIISGNEKVVRPRLADAEFFFNTDRKKRLEDNLPRLQTVLFQQQLGTLRDKTDRIQALAGWIAEQIGADVNHATRAGLLSKCDLMTNMVFEFTDTQGVMGMHYARHDGEAEDVAVALNEQYQPRFAGDDLPSNPVACALAIADKMDTLAGIFGIGQHPKGDKDPFALRRAALGVLRIIVEKNLNLDLQTLTEEAARLYGDKLTNANVVDDVIDFMLGRFRAWYQDAGYTVDTIQAVLARRPTRPADFDARMKAVSHFRTLEAASALAAANKRVSNILAKTDEVLNDRVNASTLKEPEEIKLAMQVVVLRDKLEPYFAEGRYQDALVELAELREPVDAFFDKVMVMVDDKELRINRLTMLEKLRELFLRVADISLLQ
- the hokA gene encoding type I toxin-antitoxin system toxin HokA, producing the protein MPQKHLLFGLVVICFTLLLFTWMVRDSLCELHIKQGSNELAAFLACGNKK
- the glyQ gene encoding glycine--tRNA ligase subunit alpha produces the protein MQKFDTRTFQGLILTLQDYWARQGCTIVQPLDMEVGAGTSHPMTCLRALGPEPMATACVQPSRRPTDGRYGENPNRLQHYYQFQVVIKPSPDNIQELYLGSLKELGMDPTIHDIRFVEDNWENPTLGAWGLGWEVWLNGMEVTQFTYFQQVGGLECKPVTGEITYGLERLAMYIQGVDSVYDLVWSDGPLGKTTYGDVFHQNEVEQSTYNFEYADVDFLFTCFEQYEKEAQQLLALENPLPLPAYERILKAAHSFNLLDARKAISVTERQRYILRIRTLTKAVAEAYYASREALGFPMCNKDK
- the xylB gene encoding xylulokinase, whose translation is MYIGIDLGTSGVKAILLSEKGDVVASQTEKLTVSRPHPLWSEQDPEQWWQATDRAIKALAQQHSLQDVKALGIAGQMHGATLLDKQQRVLRPAILWNDGRCAEECQLLEEAVKNSRQITGNLMMPGFTAPKLLWVKRHEPEIFAQVDKVLLPKDYLRLRITGEFASDMSDAAGTMWMDVAKRDWSDVMLAACGLSRDNMPALFEGCEITGTLLPSVAQAWNMPAVPVVAGGGDNAAGAVGVGMADAGQAMLSLGTSGVYFAVSEGFLSKPESAVHSFCHALPGRWHLMSVMLSAASCLDWAAKLTGLENVPALISAAQSADENAGPVWFLPYLSGERTPHNNPQAKGVFFGLTHQHGPAELARAVLEGVGFALADGMDVVHACGVTPKSVNLIGGGARSAYWRQMLADISGQQLDYRTGGDVGPALGAARLAQLAIYHDKPFAELLPQLPLEQAHYPDAQRHAQYAPRRETFRQIYQQLLPLMS